In one window of Chitinophagales bacterium DNA:
- the rfaD gene encoding ADP-glyceromanno-heptose 6-epimerase has product MQAQDQYIIVTGAAGFIGSCMVQFLNEQGYENLIIVDDFGVEEKRKNWESKKFAAAVERYNLFDWLVEKSPRITAFIHLGARTDTTEFDYAIHQELNVDYSIQAWNYCASNDVPLIYASSAATYGAGEQGYNDDHSVVASLKPLNPYGVSKNEFDKWALGQESMPPFWTGLKFFNVYGPNEHHKGRMASVIWHSFNQINQHGEVKLFKSHRPDFKDGWQLRDFIYVKDLIAVIGWMLDAMLKGSWETANNGLYNLGTGKARSFYDLAAATFRGMDKEPNIRFIDMPEDIRDKYQYFTEANMDKLRKAGYTAPFTSLEDGVDDYVRNYLRKGVYY; this is encoded by the coding sequence ATGCAGGCACAAGATCAATACATCATTGTAACCGGTGCTGCGGGTTTTATTGGCAGCTGTATGGTGCAATTTCTGAATGAGCAGGGTTATGAAAACCTGATCATTGTGGATGATTTTGGTGTGGAAGAGAAACGCAAGAATTGGGAGTCCAAAAAGTTTGCTGCAGCTGTAGAACGATACAATCTCTTTGATTGGTTGGTAGAAAAATCGCCACGCATTACTGCCTTCATTCACTTAGGCGCTAGAACAGATACCACCGAATTTGATTATGCTATCCATCAGGAATTGAATGTTGACTATAGTATTCAAGCATGGAATTACTGTGCTAGTAATGATGTGCCTCTGATCTATGCTTCTTCTGCTGCTACTTATGGTGCAGGCGAGCAAGGCTATAATGATGATCATAGTGTTGTGGCTTCTTTGAAACCATTGAATCCTTACGGAGTTAGTAAGAATGAATTTGATAAGTGGGCTTTAGGACAAGAGTCAATGCCGCCATTCTGGACTGGCTTGAAGTTTTTCAATGTTTATGGACCTAATGAACACCACAAAGGCCGCATGGCAAGTGTGATCTGGCATTCTTTTAATCAGATCAATCAGCATGGTGAAGTAAAACTCTTCAAGAGCCATCGCCCGGATTTCAAAGATGGTTGGCAGCTGCGCGATTTCATCTATGTAAAAGACCTGATTGCAGTGATTGGTTGGATGTTGGATGCCATGCTAAAGGGTAGCTGGGAAACTGCAAATAACGGCTTATACAACTTAGGCACAGGCAAAGCCAGAAGCTTCTATGATTTGGCAGCAGCCACCTTTAGAGGCATGGATAAGGAACCTAATATTAGATTTATCGATATGCCGGAAGATATCCGCGATAAGTATCAGTACTTCACAGAAGCCAATATGGACAAACTCCGTAAAGCAGGCTATACTGCACCATTCACAAGTTTAGAAGATGGGGTTGACGATTATGTACGCAACTACCTTCGTAAAGGAGTATATTATTAA
- a CDS encoding alpha-glucosidase: MQKETVSVPNAQWWKEAVVYQIYPRSFQDSDGDGVGDLKGIISRLDYVKSLGIDVVWLNPIFNSPNFDNGYDISDYQSVLAEFGTMEDFDALLKGMHDRGIKLVMDLVVNHSSDQHNWFKQSRSSRDNPYRDYYHWWPAEKGKPQHRWSFFDINSDAWAFDSVTNSYYLHYFAKQQPDLNWENPKLRKEVYDMMHFWFKKGVDGFRMDVIPFISKDTSFPALPAEYNGDYVKYYAKGPRLHEYLHEMNTEVLSKYNVMTVGEGAGVQIEDALSFVDDSRKELNMFYHFDGVSLGYLPGEFKQPDPKGYDLLEFKKIYSKWDSVFAKKGWGTIYLGNHDQPRMLTRWGNDAPEFREASSKLLHTFLLSMRATPYLYYGDELGMNNIKFDKIEDYKDIETLNKYAETKAKGGDLQRFLNGQKISARDNGRTPMQWDAGLNAGFTKGNPWLKVNPNHTTVNVEAQEKDPQSILSYYKKMITLRKENKTLVYGQYQLVDKDNPKVYAYTRTLDKRQLLVVMNFSKDKAVCQLPKGMSIGGKVLINNYTNLNIAAGSVSLQPYQAIIMEVSE; encoded by the coding sequence ATGCAAAAAGAAACAGTGAGTGTGCCAAACGCACAATGGTGGAAGGAAGCCGTGGTCTACCAGATATATCCAAGAAGTTTTCAAGATAGTGATGGAGATGGGGTAGGCGATTTGAAAGGGATTATCTCCAGATTAGACTATGTGAAGAGCCTGGGTATTGATGTGGTTTGGTTGAATCCAATTTTCAACTCCCCCAATTTTGATAATGGGTATGATATCAGCGATTACCAAAGTGTATTGGCAGAGTTTGGTACGATGGAAGATTTTGATGCTTTGCTGAAAGGCATGCATGATCGTGGTATTAAATTGGTGATGGATCTGGTGGTGAACCACAGCAGTGATCAGCACAATTGGTTTAAGCAAAGCCGCAGTTCAAGAGATAATCCTTATCGTGATTACTACCATTGGTGGCCTGCTGAAAAAGGCAAGCCACAACATCGTTGGAGTTTCTTTGACATCAATAGTGATGCATGGGCTTTTGATTCTGTTACAAATAGTTATTACTTACACTATTTCGCAAAGCAGCAGCCCGATTTGAATTGGGAGAATCCCAAGCTGAGAAAAGAGGTGTATGATATGATGCATTTCTGGTTTAAGAAAGGCGTAGATGGTTTTAGAATGGATGTAATTCCTTTCATCAGCAAGGATACTAGCTTCCCAGCATTGCCAGCTGAGTACAACGGTGATTATGTGAAGTATTACGCTAAGGGTCCGCGTTTGCATGAGTATTTGCACGAAATGAATACCGAAGTATTGAGCAAATACAATGTGATGACGGTGGGTGAAGGTGCGGGTGTGCAAATTGAAGATGCACTCAGCTTTGTAGATGATAGCCGCAAAGAGTTGAATATGTTTTATCATTTTGATGGGGTGAGTCTTGGGTATTTGCCCGGCGAATTCAAGCAACCTGATCCAAAAGGGTATGATTTACTCGAGTTTAAAAAAATCTATAGCAAATGGGATAGTGTATTTGCTAAGAAAGGTTGGGGAACCATTTATCTCGGCAATCACGATCAACCTAGGATGCTCACACGCTGGGGCAATGATGCGCCTGAGTTTCGAGAAGCCTCTTCCAAATTATTGCATACGTTTCTGCTGAGTATGCGTGCAACGCCGTATCTCTATTATGGTGATGAGCTGGGTATGAATAACATAAAGTTTGATAAGATTGAAGACTATAAAGACATTGAAACCCTGAATAAGTATGCAGAGACAAAAGCCAAGGGGGGCGATTTACAAAGGTTTCTTAACGGACAAAAAATCTCTGCCAGGGATAATGGCAGAACACCGATGCAGTGGGATGCTGGCCTCAATGCTGGATTTACAAAAGGGAATCCCTGGTTGAAAGTAAACCCTAATCACACTACAGTAAATGTAGAAGCTCAGGAAAAAGATCCGCAGTCGATTTTGAGTTATTATAAAAAGATGATTACACTTCGAAAGGAAAATAAAACCCTGGTATATGGACAGTATCAGCTGGTAGATAAAGACAATCCGAAGGTCTATGCGTACACAAGAACATTGGATAAACGCCAGTTATTGGTAGTGATGAATTTTAGTAAGGATAAAGCGGTTTGTCAGCTACCTAAGGGTATGTCTATTGGGGGCAAAGTTTTGATCAATAATTATACAAATCTGAATATTGCTGCAGGTTCTGTTTCCTTACAGCCTTACCAGGCAATAATTATGGAAGTAAGTGAATAG
- a CDS encoding dienelactone hydrolase family protein has protein sequence MKKILLLSAVAFVTAGLLSYTFRQQYQIQPLTAECYIACFNAETRDEIQLDAAKPGFAALHPYPKAFTLENPLGKMVQFPAADGSSAQGYLLKAKKKTKNWLFVIQEWWGLNDNIKREAEQFYQELGDVNVIALDMYDGKVAATPDSAMVYMRGAKADRLEAIVKAALTYAGVDAKIYTVGWCFGGGWSLQSTILAGKQAAGCIMYYGRPENNLEKLKTINCDVIGFFGTKDRGIPNEVVDAFEKNMKDLGKNISLHRYEAGHGFANPSNPAFDKTATEDTHQKAISFLKNKIK, from the coding sequence ATGAAAAAAATCTTGTTACTCTCCGCCGTTGCATTTGTAACGGCTGGGCTGCTTAGCTACACATTCAGGCAGCAATATCAGATTCAACCGCTTACTGCTGAATGTTATATCGCCTGCTTTAATGCTGAAACACGGGATGAAATTCAGCTGGATGCTGCCAAACCCGGCTTTGCCGCACTGCACCCTTACCCAAAGGCTTTCACATTAGAAAACCCGCTTGGCAAAATGGTGCAATTCCCTGCTGCTGATGGCTCAAGTGCGCAAGGCTACCTGTTGAAAGCCAAAAAGAAGACCAAGAACTGGTTATTTGTAATTCAAGAATGGTGGGGCTTGAATGATAATATCAAAAGAGAAGCAGAACAGTTCTATCAGGAATTAGGCGATGTTAATGTTATTGCATTGGACATGTACGATGGCAAGGTAGCAGCTACTCCAGACAGCGCCATGGTCTATATGCGTGGTGCTAAAGCAGACAGACTGGAAGCAATCGTAAAAGCTGCACTCACGTATGCAGGTGTTGATGCTAAAATTTATACTGTGGGTTGGTGTTTTGGTGGTGGATGGAGCTTACAATCTACCATTCTTGCAGGTAAACAGGCTGCGGGCTGTATCATGTATTACGGTCGCCCGGAAAACAATCTGGAAAAACTGAAAACCATCAACTGTGACGTGATTGGTTTCTTTGGCACAAAGGATAGAGGTATTCCCAATGAAGTTGTAGATGCATTCGAAAAAAACATGAAAGATTTGGGTAAAAACATCAGCCTTCACAGATATGAAGCAGGTCATGGATTTGCCAATCCTTCTAACCCGGCTTTTGACAAAACTGCCACTGAAGACACACATCAAAAAGCAATTAGCTTTCTAAAAAACAAGATCAAGTAA
- a CDS encoding CTP synthase produces the protein MAKYIFVTGGVTSSLGKGIIAASLAKLLQARGFNATIQKFDPYINVDPGTLNPYEHGECYVTEDGAETDLDLGHYERFLNIHTSQANNVTTGRIYQTVINKERAGDFLGKTVQVVPHITDEIKRRMLMLGEQGYDVVITEIGGTVGDIESLPFIEAVRQLQWELPEEDLMVVHLTLIPYLKAAKELKTKPTQHSVKMLSETGVHPDVIVCRTEEPLTNEIKRKIALFCNVKTEAVIEAMDASTIYEVPLLMLQEKLDTICMRKLRLETKKEPELSSWIAFLDKLKYPKSKVSIGLIGKYVELQDAYKSILESFIHAGALNEVKVQVVNVHSEHITQENVAEKLSGLDGLLVAPGFGHRGIEGKIIAVQFAREKGLPFFGICLGMQMAVIEYARNVLGLANAHSTEMEAGTNDPVINMMEEQKKIKMMGGTMRLGAYPCDIKEGSLAHKIYGELHISERHRHRYEFNSDYLDQFESNGMMASGRNPQTGLVEIMEIPTHPFFIGVQYHPELKSTVERPAPLFVHFIAAAKQYNEKRSATISRLVESVPVK, from the coding sequence ATGGCAAAGTACATCTTCGTTACCGGTGGGGTAACCAGTAGTTTAGGAAAGGGCATCATCGCAGCATCGCTGGCAAAATTGTTGCAAGCAAGGGGCTTTAACGCAACCATTCAAAAGTTTGACCCCTATATCAACGTAGATCCAGGCACTTTAAATCCTTATGAGCATGGTGAGTGTTATGTAACAGAAGATGGCGCTGAAACAGATTTGGATTTGGGCCACTATGAGCGTTTCCTGAATATTCATACTTCACAAGCGAATAACGTAACCACAGGACGTATTTACCAGACGGTCATCAATAAAGAACGTGCAGGTGATTTTCTGGGTAAAACAGTGCAAGTAGTGCCACATATCACAGATGAAATCAAGCGTCGCATGCTCATGCTGGGCGAACAGGGATATGATGTGGTGATTACGGAGATTGGTGGTACAGTAGGCGATATCGAAAGCTTACCTTTTATTGAGGCAGTGCGTCAGTTGCAATGGGAATTGCCAGAAGAAGACCTTATGGTGGTTCACCTGACTTTGATTCCTTACCTGAAAGCAGCTAAAGAGTTAAAAACCAAACCTACCCAGCACAGTGTAAAAATGTTGAGTGAAACAGGTGTGCATCCTGATGTGATAGTTTGCAGAACAGAAGAGCCTTTGACAAATGAAATCAAACGCAAAATTGCTTTGTTCTGTAATGTGAAAACAGAAGCGGTAATTGAAGCAATGGATGCTTCTACTATTTATGAAGTGCCTTTGTTGATGCTGCAGGAGAAACTTGATACCATCTGTATGCGTAAGCTTCGTTTGGAAACCAAGAAAGAACCTGAATTGTCTAGCTGGATTGCTTTCTTAGACAAGTTAAAATACCCAAAGAGTAAAGTGTCTATTGGCTTAATTGGTAAGTATGTTGAATTACAAGATGCTTATAAGTCTATCTTGGAAAGTTTTATACATGCTGGAGCACTCAATGAAGTAAAAGTGCAGGTGGTGAATGTGCACAGTGAACACATTACACAAGAAAACGTAGCTGAAAAGCTGTCTGGTTTGGATGGCTTATTGGTGGCACCCGGTTTTGGCCACAGAGGTATTGAAGGTAAAATCATTGCTGTTCAATTTGCCAGAGAGAAAGGACTGCCATTCTTTGGAATCTGCCTTGGTATGCAAATGGCAGTGATTGAATATGCACGTAATGTATTAGGTCTGGCCAATGCACACTCTACAGAAATGGAAGCTGGCACGAATGATCCCGTGATCAATATGATGGAGGAGCAGAAAAAGATAAAGATGATGGGCGGTACCATGCGCTTAGGAGCTTATCCATGCGATATCAAAGAAGGCTCATTGGCGCATAAAATCTATGGCGAGCTGCATATCAGCGAAAGACATAGACACCGTTATGAATTCAATTCAGATTATTTAGATCAGTTTGAATCGAATGGTATGATGGCCAGCGGACGTAATCCTCAGACAGGATTGGTTGAGATTATGGAAATTCCTACACACCCATTCTTTATTGGTGTGCAGTATCACCCAGAACTCAAGAGTACAGTAGAAAGACCCGCACCATTGTTTGTACATTTTATAGCGGCAGCTAAGCAGTACAATGAAAAGCGCAGTGCTACCATATCAAGATTGGTAGAATCTGTGCCAGTTAAATAA
- a CDS encoding DUF4407 domain-containing protein, whose amino-acid sequence MQEKQHVFSGQETYTPTRWEQFLWWLATAEQDLLKTCLVDRNRYAIIGMSVMGTWVFATLAWTYFFSTVVSNWLLAVPLGIVMGGLILTIDRALIKGINKQQKRQFSPILLRGLLAIAIGTFMAQPALLYLFNKEIHLQISLDNETRKREKQQGIDTAYASSIQSITTKKQTLEQTLQTSYAEVSKARESFIAETDGTGGTQKRGYEAVAKAKKAEYDKLDAAYQQMQQQIQPQLMLYSQQLQQIDSSKQVELRQFALLFNDGFLTQIEALNNLIATHPAMRYRYYLLLAILILIELMPVLAKHLLPSGTYEEKVYLREQLEKEITRNNHLREQELKEHYNEWAFQEDKALIDTLFSEANLRKQVISEKVQQIPETKSFDSFWLETKHQLLSKPEE is encoded by the coding sequence ATGCAGGAAAAACAGCATGTGTTTTCTGGGCAGGAAACCTATACCCCTACCCGATGGGAACAGTTTTTATGGTGGTTGGCAACAGCAGAGCAAGATTTATTAAAAACCTGTTTGGTTGACAGAAACCGCTACGCCATTATTGGCATGAGCGTGATGGGCACCTGGGTATTTGCTACGCTTGCCTGGACCTATTTCTTTAGCACGGTAGTAAGCAACTGGTTACTGGCCGTTCCACTGGGCATTGTTATGGGTGGATTAATTCTTACCATTGACCGGGCCTTGATCAAGGGAATTAACAAACAGCAGAAAAGACAGTTTAGTCCTATTCTATTGCGTGGATTACTTGCCATCGCCATTGGAACTTTTATGGCGCAACCTGCCCTTTTGTATTTATTCAACAAAGAGATACACTTACAGATATCCTTGGATAATGAAACAAGGAAGCGTGAAAAACAACAAGGTATTGATACCGCCTACGCAAGCAGCATACAATCCATCACCACCAAAAAGCAAACCCTGGAACAAACCCTGCAAACCAGTTATGCGGAAGTCAGCAAAGCAAGGGAATCATTTATTGCAGAAACAGATGGTACAGGCGGCACTCAAAAAAGAGGTTATGAAGCAGTAGCCAAAGCAAAGAAAGCTGAGTATGACAAACTTGATGCTGCTTATCAGCAAATGCAGCAACAGATTCAGCCACAGTTAATGCTATACAGTCAACAATTGCAACAAATAGACAGTAGTAAACAAGTCGAGCTTCGCCAATTTGCATTACTGTTTAATGATGGATTTCTCACACAAATTGAAGCGCTGAATAACCTGATTGCCACACATCCGGCCATGCGTTATCGGTACTATCTATTATTGGCTATTTTGATTTTGATTGAACTGATGCCCGTACTGGCAAAGCATTTATTACCATCAGGCACTTATGAAGAGAAGGTTTATTTACGCGAACAGTTAGAAAAAGAAATTACTCGTAACAATCATTTGCGTGAGCAAGAATTAAAAGAGCATTACAACGAATGGGCTTTTCAGGAAGACAAGGCGCTGATTGATACACTTTTTAGCGAGGCAAATCTTCGAAAGCAAGTGATTAGCGAAAAAGTTCAGCAAATACCAGAAACAAAAAGCTTCGATAGCTTTTGGCTTGAAACAAAACACCAATTGCTATCGAAGCCGGAAGAATAA
- the yidC gene encoding membrane protein insertase YidC has translation MKTDKNTIVGFVLLGILFFVYFWYTNKTQSAYLAEQKRIEDSVASVNAAKAKLLDTVAVKYDSLKRDSSVRVAAAGDFSSAAIGTESTLVMENELISVVLSNKGGQVKQVSLKKYASHKDSQQVNLFAAAGEKLGYTINTSNTTTASSADLFFAAGNVVKNADGSQQVSFSLSGSNGQSLEHRFVLKPNSYNLDWDVVVKGSDKLLTQGNLNMRWNAQPLQHEKYIEYERQMTNICFSEDNDFDYISMKTEHKFEKSGQWIGVVQQFFNTTLIAKNGFSNGDIKWERRTDSTNVLGNVEANFQIKVSSAAATIPFQFFFGPNDYSILKKQAAGMDKMVNLGRDMYAFVRPINKYIIMPVFDFFAGFVSSYGWVIALLTLFIRLVTSPLTYSSYLSGAKMKALRPELDELKKKFGDDQQGFAMEQMKLFREAGVNPLGGCIPALLQIPIFFALYSFFNSAIALRGQSFWWADDLSQYDVIARLPFSIPMGFGDHISLFTLTAVLTSFLISIYNMSMTPTQDNPALKYMPYIFPFILLFIFNRLPSALTWYYTVSNVMTLALQFVIQNYIINHDKIVAQLQANKQKPKVKSKWQERYDQMMESQKKLQDMKEKNKKK, from the coding sequence ATGAAGACAGATAAGAATACGATTGTCGGGTTTGTATTATTGGGTATTTTATTTTTTGTGTACTTCTGGTACACCAATAAAACCCAGTCGGCCTATCTCGCCGAGCAAAAACGCATTGAAGACTCAGTAGCCAGCGTAAATGCTGCCAAGGCAAAGTTGCTGGATACAGTTGCTGTAAAATATGACTCCCTCAAAAGAGATTCCAGTGTACGTGTAGCTGCTGCCGGCGATTTTAGTTCAGCTGCTATTGGAACTGAGTCTACACTGGTGATGGAGAACGAGTTGATCAGCGTTGTATTAAGTAATAAAGGTGGTCAGGTAAAACAAGTTTCCCTTAAGAAATATGCTTCACACAAAGACAGTCAGCAAGTAAATTTATTTGCAGCTGCCGGAGAGAAACTTGGTTATACCATCAACACCAGCAATACCACTACCGCTAGTTCTGCTGATCTGTTTTTCGCTGCAGGTAATGTGGTGAAAAATGCAGATGGTTCACAGCAAGTGAGCTTCTCACTTAGTGGTAGCAACGGACAGTCGCTGGAACACCGTTTTGTATTAAAGCCAAACAGCTATAATCTGGATTGGGATGTTGTGGTGAAGGGTAGCGATAAATTACTAACGCAGGGCAACCTCAACATGCGCTGGAATGCACAGCCTTTGCAACACGAAAAATATATTGAGTACGAGCGTCAGATGACCAATATCTGTTTTTCTGAAGACAACGACTTCGACTATATCTCCATGAAAACGGAGCACAAGTTTGAGAAATCAGGTCAGTGGATTGGTGTGGTACAACAGTTCTTTAATACTACATTGATTGCTAAGAACGGATTTAGCAATGGCGATATTAAATGGGAGCGTAGAACAGATTCCACGAATGTGCTGGGCAATGTGGAAGCGAATTTCCAGATTAAAGTAAGTAGTGCTGCTGCTACGATTCCATTCCAGTTCTTCTTTGGTCCTAACGACTACAGTATTCTGAAAAAGCAGGCAGCGGGTATGGATAAGATGGTGAACCTTGGCCGCGATATGTATGCATTCGTTCGTCCGATCAATAAATATATCATCATGCCTGTGTTTGATTTCTTTGCAGGCTTTGTGAGCAGCTATGGTTGGGTAATTGCTTTGCTGACTTTGTTTATTCGTCTTGTTACTTCTCCGTTAACCTATAGCAGTTACTTGAGTGGTGCCAAGATGAAGGCTTTACGTCCAGAATTGGATGAGTTGAAGAAGAAGTTTGGTGATGACCAGCAAGGTTTTGCTATGGAGCAGATGAAGTTGTTCCGTGAAGCAGGTGTAAACCCATTGGGTGGGTGTATTCCAGCCTTATTACAGATTCCTATCTTCTTCGCTTTGTATAGTTTCTTTAATTCAGCAATAGCATTGCGTGGACAAAGTTTCTGGTGGGCAGATGATTTATCGCAGTATGATGTGATTGCGCGTTTGCCATTCAGTATCCCAATGGGCTTTGGTGATCATATCAGCTTGTTTACCCTAACTGCAGTATTAACCAGCTTCCTGATTTCTATTTACAATATGTCAATGACGCCAACTCAGGATAATCCTGCGTTGAAATACATGCCATATATTTTCCCTTTCATTCTTTTATTCATCTTTAACCGTTTGCCATCAGCCTTGACCTGGTATTATACAGTATCAAACGTGATGACGCTGGCATTGCAGTTCGTGATCCAGAATTATATTATCAATCATGATAAGATTGTAGCACAGTTGCAGGCCAATAAACAAAAGCCGAAAGTGAAAAGCAAATGGCAGGAACGATATGATCAGATGATGGAGAGTCAGAAGAAACTCCAGGACATGAAAGAAAAGAATAAAAAGAAATAA
- a CDS encoding tetratricopeptide repeat protein: MSEHPYREDREALQELLRQYDNLKHGRSHAFLEEEDFERIIDYFDDKDDLPEALQASEAGLELYPYSCALMVKKADLLLASRRYQEALNLLETADLYDSNDINIYILKTDAYLALDQQARAVELLEAALDRFEGEEKLDLLFELADVYDDYEEFDKVFDCLRLILEQEPANEEALYKICFWTDFTGRNEESIRLHQRIIEEHPYNELAWFNLAAAYQGLKLYEKAIDAYQYAVAIDEKFDYAYRNMGDAYLRLRKYKEAIEVLERVLELSRPEDVIYEAIGHCYHRMNNYAQARFHYKKASHLNPDDSKLHYKIAVTYMLEDQWQSAVKQLDSAMRIHRSVPEYNLAMGECLMNLNKYKDAIQYFGSVVRNKPRNIAGWDALVRCLLRAEMFEEAADQCKAALDITDKKPVFIFYLSSALFQSGKSKEGLLQLEQAMEKAPKLLKKFVELHPSILQNPQVVDIIARYKKGRKI; this comes from the coding sequence ATGAGCGAACATCCGTACCGCGAAGACCGTGAAGCGCTGCAAGAGCTTCTGCGTCAATACGATAACCTCAAGCACGGCCGTAGCCACGCCTTTCTGGAAGAGGAGGATTTCGAGCGTATTATCGACTACTTTGATGACAAAGACGACCTGCCTGAAGCCCTTCAGGCAAGTGAAGCAGGCCTCGAACTCTATCCCTATTCCTGTGCTTTGATGGTGAAGAAAGCTGATCTATTGCTGGCAAGTAGGCGTTACCAGGAGGCATTAAACCTGCTGGAGACCGCAGATTTGTACGATAGCAACGATATCAATATCTATATTTTAAAGACTGATGCCTATCTGGCATTAGACCAACAGGCCAGGGCCGTAGAGTTGCTGGAAGCTGCGCTTGATAGGTTTGAAGGCGAGGAAAAGCTGGATCTTCTCTTCGAACTGGCTGATGTTTATGATGATTACGAGGAATTTGATAAGGTATTTGATTGCCTTCGGCTGATTCTGGAACAGGAGCCCGCTAATGAGGAAGCTTTGTATAAAATCTGTTTCTGGACTGATTTCACCGGCCGAAATGAAGAAAGCATCCGCCTCCATCAAAGGATTATTGAAGAGCATCCTTATAATGAGCTGGCTTGGTTTAATCTGGCTGCTGCTTATCAAGGTCTGAAATTGTATGAGAAAGCGATTGATGCTTACCAGTATGCAGTAGCCATCGATGAAAAATTTGATTACGCTTATCGCAATATGGGCGATGCTTATTTGCGCCTGCGCAAGTACAAAGAAGCTATTGAAGTATTGGAGCGCGTGCTGGAGCTAAGCAGGCCGGAAGATGTGATCTATGAAGCCATCGGCCATTGTTATCATCGCATGAACAATTATGCACAGGCTCGCTTTCATTATAAAAAAGCATCACACTTGAATCCGGATGACAGTAAACTGCATTATAAGATTGCAGTAACCTATATGCTGGAAGATCAGTGGCAATCTGCCGTAAAACAGTTGGATAGTGCCATGCGCATTCATCGTTCTGTGCCTGAGTACAATCTGGCGATGGGCGAGTGCCTGATGAATCTTAATAAGTACAAAGATGCAATCCAGTATTTTGGTAGTGTAGTTAGAAATAAGCCAAGAAATATTGCCGGCTGGGATGCACTGGTGCGTTGTTTGCTCAGAGCTGAAATGTTTGAAGAAGCTGCAGATCAGTGTAAAGCGGCTTTGGATATCACAGATAAAAAGCCGGTTTTCATATTCTATCTCAGTTCTGCTTTATTTCAATCTGGTAAGAGCAAGGAAGGGTTGTTGCAATTGGAACAAGCAATGGAGAAAGCGCCCAAGCTGCTGAAAAAGTTTGTTGAGCTCCATCCTTCCATCCTGCAAAACCCACAGGTGGTAGATATCATCGCCCGATATAAAAAGGGCAGAAAAATCTAA
- a CDS encoding phosphosulfolactate synthase, with amino-acid sequence MNFNLTQIPERTTKPRTNGLTMVMDKGLSIAEVHNFLSASGPHVDIVKLGFGTSFVTPNLREKIEVYKTYGMPLYFGGTLFEAFLIRNQFDDYISVCKDYGIDYMEVSDGSITIPHAEKCGYIEKLTKHGTVLSEVGSKDAAHIIPPYKWIELMRAELEAGSSYVIAEAREAGNVGIYRGSGEVREGLVQEILTQIPGERIIWEAPQKAQQLYFLELLGCNVNLGNIAPTEVIPLEAMRIGLRGDTFMLYLNK; translated from the coding sequence ATGAATTTTAACCTGACACAGATTCCTGAGCGCACGACGAAACCTCGTACCAACGGTTTAACTATGGTGATGGACAAAGGACTGAGTATTGCTGAAGTACATAATTTTTTAAGTGCTTCCGGTCCACATGTTGATATTGTTAAATTGGGTTTTGGTACCTCTTTTGTTACGCCTAATCTTCGTGAGAAAATTGAAGTATACAAGACTTATGGCATGCCCCTCTATTTTGGTGGCACTTTGTTCGAGGCATTCCTGATCCGTAACCAGTTTGACGATTATATCAGTGTATGTAAGGATTATGGTATCGATTATATGGAAGTGAGTGATGGTTCAATTACTATTCCGCATGCAGAGAAATGCGGCTATATCGAAAAACTGACCAAGCATGGTACTGTATTGAGCGAAGTAGGTAGTAAGGATGCCGCACACATCATACCTCCATATAAATGGATTGAACTCATGCGCGCAGAACTGGAAGCCGGTTCTTCATACGTTATTGCTGAAGCACGTGAAGCAGGTAATGTGGGTATCTATCGTGGCAGTGGTGAAGTGAGGGAAGGTCTGGTGCAGGAAATTCTAACACAAATACCCGGTGAGCGCATTATTTGGGAAGCACCGCAGAAAGCCCAGCAATTGTATTTCCTTGAACTTTTAGGTTGTAACGTAAACTTGGGGAATATTGCACCTACTGAAGTGATTCCTTTGGAAGCAATGCGTATTGGGTTACGTGGTGATACCTTCATGTTATACCTGAACAAATAA